One Paenarthrobacter aurescens TC1 DNA window includes the following coding sequences:
- a CDS encoding putative ribonuclease, Rne/Rng family domain protein (identified by match to protein family HMM PF00575; match to protein family HMM TIGR00757) — MMVRTGRHTADFCQRLRVLTIFAPLGAGCGGVAGAGVLPHMDNDQVVAVNDEAAPAETAEAPKKATRTRRKAAPKVAADVEAPAADTPAPEAAPEATKAPVRRTRSRKKAEPAEPLPGLGDDTTAAPEAAAEAAPEAIAEPAPEKPVRRRRTTKPKAEAVEAPAAAEAVEESTTPEKGSQPEAPAADVASEESASEEAASEEAASEEAAAQDAAPAASTSLFMEPVSITSMIFQAPDLTTVPRVAPVEEKAEEPEEEESEAAAEGELEDAGSRRRRRSRGRRGRRGTERDENEAEDGTESEDEEAPAAEALEEGVTSRRRRRRRRGDQDLELTGGSDDDPPNTVTRVRAPRPITETAPSNRVTGVKGSTRLEAKKQRRRESRETGRRRQVITEAEFLARRESVDRQMIVRQRDDRIQIGVLEDGVLAEHFVSKTQQDSLIGNVYLGKVQNVLPSMEAAFVDIGRGRNAVLYAGEVNWDAVNLEGQPRRIENALKSGDSVLVQVTKDPVGHKGARLTSQISLPGRYLVYVPGGSMTGISRKLPDVERNRLKRILKDRLPENAGVIVRTAAEGASEEELTHDINRLRAQWEGIEGQASSTKVLAPELLYGEPDLTIKVVRDVFNEDFSKLIVSGDDAWDTIEAYVTYVAPDLVGRLEKWTKDQDIFAAWRIDEQIHKALERKVFLPSGGSLVIDRTEAMTVVDVNTGKFTGSGGNLEETVTKNNLEAAEEVVRQLRLRDIGGIIVIDFIDMVLESNRDLVLRRMVECLGRDRTKHQVAEVTSLGLVQMTRKRMGTGLLEVFGEQCEHCAGRGVVTHDEPVEHRRANVVAAEHHRPHAEAQQPAARTERKRRRGKGGGQAIAEAPAQVHTTTSAPAAPSAPVEAQDPARQAKAEATRAALATIAAAAHAAHLHDDEVHRAEEQARAAGHEPAVSPASGTAASGEAGATAREAEKREAAVQEARSTPVLRFGGEEVALPFVEHHEEPQAAKPAMSLDLLAEAFSHLGAAPAPAEEAAPVVVPEPADAPKADVPARAEKAPEAVQATSSRRGRRNRSASRAQGAANETSVEHHEVTASAPRGSAHEAKVPAEQAKKASTDEPIILGVGVPASEL, encoded by the coding sequence ATGATGGTGCGAACCGGAAGGCATACTGCCGACTTCTGTCAACGCCTGCGGGTTTTGACAATATTTGCCCCACTGGGCGCCGGATGTGGCGGCGTCGCTGGGGCAGGAGTGTTGCCACATATGGATAATGACCAGGTTGTAGCCGTTAATGACGAGGCAGCTCCCGCGGAAACTGCGGAAGCGCCCAAGAAAGCCACCAGGACCCGGCGCAAGGCAGCGCCGAAGGTCGCTGCTGACGTAGAGGCGCCTGCGGCTGACACGCCCGCGCCGGAAGCGGCCCCTGAGGCCACCAAGGCGCCGGTGCGCCGCACCCGTTCCCGCAAGAAGGCAGAGCCTGCAGAGCCCTTGCCCGGTTTGGGGGACGACACCACTGCCGCGCCCGAAGCCGCCGCAGAAGCCGCGCCCGAAGCGATTGCTGAGCCTGCCCCCGAAAAGCCGGTCCGCCGTCGTCGTACTACCAAGCCCAAGGCTGAGGCAGTCGAGGCGCCCGCAGCTGCGGAAGCCGTCGAGGAAAGCACGACGCCGGAAAAGGGCTCCCAGCCGGAGGCACCTGCCGCCGATGTAGCATCCGAGGAGTCCGCATCCGAAGAGGCAGCGTCCGAAGAGGCAGCGTCCGAAGAGGCAGCTGCCCAAGACGCCGCTCCTGCTGCGTCCACCTCGCTGTTCATGGAGCCGGTTTCCATCACTTCCATGATCTTCCAGGCCCCGGACCTCACCACTGTTCCCCGCGTTGCACCGGTGGAGGAGAAGGCCGAGGAGCCCGAAGAAGAAGAAAGCGAAGCCGCCGCTGAGGGCGAGCTGGAGGACGCCGGTAGCCGTCGTCGTCGCAGGAGCCGTGGCCGTCGTGGACGCCGCGGAACCGAACGCGATGAGAACGAGGCCGAGGACGGCACCGAGTCCGAAGACGAAGAAGCTCCGGCAGCCGAAGCCCTTGAAGAAGGCGTCACGTCGCGTCGCCGGCGCCGCCGCCGCCGCGGAGACCAGGATCTTGAACTGACCGGCGGCTCGGACGATGATCCGCCCAACACCGTCACCCGTGTCCGCGCACCGCGCCCCATCACGGAAACAGCCCCGTCCAACCGCGTTACCGGCGTCAAAGGTTCCACCAGGCTTGAGGCCAAAAAGCAGCGTCGCCGCGAATCCCGCGAAACCGGACGCCGCCGCCAGGTCATCACCGAGGCCGAGTTCCTTGCCCGCCGCGAGTCGGTGGACCGCCAGATGATCGTCCGCCAGCGCGACGACAGAATTCAGATCGGCGTCCTGGAAGACGGTGTTCTGGCTGAGCACTTCGTCTCCAAGACCCAGCAGGACTCCCTGATCGGCAACGTTTACCTGGGCAAGGTCCAGAATGTTCTGCCTTCCATGGAAGCTGCCTTCGTGGACATCGGACGTGGCCGCAACGCGGTCCTGTACGCCGGTGAAGTCAACTGGGACGCAGTCAATCTTGAAGGCCAGCCACGCCGGATCGAGAACGCCCTGAAGTCCGGCGACTCCGTCCTGGTCCAGGTGACCAAAGACCCCGTGGGGCACAAGGGGGCCCGGCTCACCAGCCAGATCTCCTTGCCGGGCCGCTACTTGGTCTACGTACCCGGTGGTTCCATGACCGGCATCTCCCGCAAGCTTCCCGACGTCGAACGCAACCGCCTCAAGCGCATCCTGAAGGACCGCTTGCCGGAAAACGCCGGTGTCATTGTCCGCACAGCCGCTGAGGGGGCGTCGGAGGAAGAGCTGACGCACGACATCAACCGTCTGCGCGCCCAGTGGGAAGGCATCGAAGGACAGGCCTCGTCCACCAAGGTCCTGGCCCCTGAACTGCTTTACGGCGAACCCGACCTCACCATCAAGGTGGTCCGTGACGTCTTCAATGAGGACTTCTCCAAGCTGATCGTCTCCGGTGACGACGCCTGGGACACCATCGAGGCCTACGTCACGTACGTTGCCCCTGATCTGGTGGGCCGCCTTGAAAAGTGGACCAAGGACCAGGACATTTTCGCTGCCTGGCGCATCGACGAGCAGATCCACAAGGCGCTGGAGCGTAAGGTCTTCCTGCCGTCCGGTGGTTCGTTGGTCATCGACCGCACCGAGGCCATGACCGTGGTGGACGTCAACACCGGTAAGTTCACCGGCAGCGGCGGAAACCTCGAAGAAACGGTGACCAAGAACAACCTTGAAGCGGCTGAGGAAGTGGTTCGCCAGCTCCGTCTGCGCGACATCGGCGGCATTATCGTCATCGACTTCATCGACATGGTCCTGGAATCCAACCGCGATCTCGTCCTGCGACGCATGGTCGAGTGCCTTGGCCGCGACCGTACCAAGCACCAGGTGGCCGAAGTGACGTCGCTGGGCTTGGTCCAGATGACACGCAAGCGTATGGGTACCGGCCTCCTTGAGGTCTTCGGTGAGCAGTGCGAGCATTGCGCCGGCAGGGGCGTTGTCACCCACGACGAGCCCGTTGAACACCGCCGCGCCAACGTGGTTGCCGCCGAGCACCACCGCCCGCACGCCGAGGCACAGCAGCCTGCAGCGCGGACGGAACGCAAGCGCCGCCGCGGCAAGGGTGGGGGACAGGCCATCGCCGAAGCCCCCGCGCAGGTCCATACGACGACGTCCGCCCCGGCTGCACCTTCGGCTCCGGTCGAAGCACAGGATCCCGCCCGGCAAGCCAAGGCTGAGGCAACCCGGGCTGCCCTGGCGACGATTGCCGCTGCAGCGCACGCCGCCCACCTGCACGACGACGAAGTTCACCGCGCAGAGGAGCAGGCAAGGGCGGCGGGCCACGAGCCGGCCGTTAGCCCCGCATCCGGTACCGCCGCCAGCGGCGAAGCCGGAGCAACTGCCCGCGAAGCAGAAAAAAGGGAAGCAGCAGTCCAGGAAGCAAGGTCTACTCCCGTCCTGCGTTTCGGCGGCGAAGAAGTAGCACTTCCGTTCGTTGAGCACCACGAGGAACCGCAGGCCGCCAAGCCTGCCATGAGCCTGGACCTCCTGGCCGAGGCGTTCTCGCACCTCGGCGCTGCTCCGGCACCTGCGGAAGAAGCCGCGCCGGTGGTCGTGCCGGAGCCTGCTGATGCCCCGAAGGCTGAT
- a CDS encoding putative integral membrane protein (identified by match to protein family HMM PF07884): protein MGTKSPDRNSNVDRLPAMFILSHPRTFAGKAAVSWSSRASWGRRPAFGVTILPRALPGLPGQSLKRTTSAMPSTARENLAKQAANPMEDVSTQPDSLPSTVRDKPFAWLLLITGVVGWLASGALVLEKLEVLKDPNHVTVCDVNPFISCGEVMQTPQSSVFGFPNMFIGIVAFAVIITTAMGILAGAKYSRGYWLGLQTGVTLGFAFVVWLWSQALYVIHVLCPFCMVVWAAMIPLFVWVTIRNITSGVIKSPPALVKLLSGSGWIIVALLYVAVITTIFFSFMHLFVPSTA, encoded by the coding sequence TTGGGAACAAAGTCACCGGACCGAAATTCGAATGTGGATCGACTTCCGGCCATGTTCATTCTCTCACACCCCCGCACATTCGCAGGGAAGGCCGCTGTGTCGTGGAGCTCGCGCGCAAGCTGGGGCCGGCGCCCAGCCTTCGGAGTTACAATCCTCCCAAGAGCCCTTCCCGGCTTGCCGGGCCAATCGTTGAAAAGGACCACATCCGCGATGCCAAGCACCGCCAGGGAAAACCTGGCCAAACAAGCCGCAAACCCTATGGAGGACGTGTCCACGCAGCCGGACTCCCTCCCCAGTACGGTGCGTGACAAGCCTTTCGCGTGGTTGCTGCTGATCACTGGAGTGGTTGGCTGGTTGGCGTCCGGCGCCCTCGTTCTGGAGAAACTTGAGGTGCTCAAGGACCCCAATCACGTGACAGTGTGCGATGTAAATCCGTTTATCTCGTGCGGCGAAGTGATGCAGACACCGCAAAGTTCCGTGTTCGGGTTCCCCAACATGTTCATCGGCATCGTTGCCTTCGCGGTCATCATCACTACAGCCATGGGTATCCTCGCGGGAGCCAAGTATTCACGGGGTTACTGGCTGGGCCTCCAAACCGGTGTGACCCTCGGCTTTGCCTTCGTTGTATGGCTGTGGTCGCAGGCCCTCTACGTCATCCACGTGCTGTGCCCGTTCTGCATGGTGGTGTGGGCGGCCATGATCCCGTTGTTTGTCTGGGTGACCATCCGCAACATCACCAGCGGGGTCATCAAATCGCCACCCGCACTGGTCAAGCTTCTGTCCGGGTCGGGCTGGATCATCGTGGCGCTGCTGTACGTGGCCGTGATCACC